In Populus nigra chromosome 1, ddPopNigr1.1, whole genome shotgun sequence, one genomic interval encodes:
- the LOC133678517 gene encoding DNA-directed RNA polymerase I subunit rpa49, which translates to MGLELDSSHVLVSESPQTATKKSKKKRKREKERDDGAAAAQLQNEPTINEQPRLDVKLELVNNQVDKTPPVVGYFPSGYNPHKTNDINDAQEPILPLAAPPSVKLYRNAQRAKVEKSSGEKNEKGRTSERLELVVSPNGSNVEFVGNSYKGEAMAAQLCTYALGVLDKATQTLKIMPIAGNKILRLEPKLRGSLAADKEHANFENGEITAEQRAARIRQLNVQYGPKKSIIQDKKMQALRKGDDPLSQKDLGRKIENAPINKDALESTSGHSARNIPPYNSSAITPKEAYPLDGIILTGEWDFLEDIYKILQVGGEVASSAYPTFVCNRIQKLREIQDEMEKKRLSCIFSYITHLIKFKDQHSLDGAASARNHQFPSIIRQKFFEMFNPETRRLSVDKIDLLISYVLVLTLYADDFRTFPADVSNDLRMNPATVKSHYRNLGCKMEREKNKYLVTLSVPLEFPQPKRKFRKR; encoded by the exons ATGGGGTTGGAGTTGGATTCATCGCATGTACTAGTCTCGGAGTCACCTCAAACAGCTACcaagaaatcaaaaaagaagaggaagagagagaaggaaagggATGACGGTGCCGCCGCAGCCCAACTCCAAAATGAACCAACCATCAATGAGCAGCCTCGTCTTGATGTCAAACTCGAACTTGTCAACAACCAGGTTGACAAAACCCCACCTGTAGTGGGCTATTTCCCGTCTGGATATAACCCCCACAAAACAAATGACATCAACGATGCACAAGAACCAATCCTCCCACTAGCTGCACCACCAAGTGTCAAGCTTTATCGGAATGCGCAGAGGGCCAAGGTTGAGAAAAGCTCCGGTGAAAAGAATGAGAAAGGGAGAACTTCTGAGAGGCTAGAGCTCGTAGTGAGCCCGAATGGATCGAATGTTGAGTTCGTGGGCAATAGCTATAAAGGTGAGGCTATGGCAGCCCAGTTGTGCACTTATGCGCTTGGGGTTCTTGATAAGGCGACTCAAACTTTGAAGATTATGCCTATTGCTGGAAATAAG ATACTTAGATTGGAACCAAAACTTCGAGGGTCGCTTGCTGCTGATAAGGAACATGCAAATTTTGAAAATGGTGAGATTACTGCAGAACAGAGAGCGGCCAGGATAAGGCAGCTTAATGTTCAATATGGTCCAAAGAAATCTATAATCCAG GATAAAAAAATGCAGGCTCTGAGGAAGGGAGATGATCCTCTTTCTCAGAAGGATCTGGGCAGGAAAATTGAAAATGCCCCAATAAACAAGGATGCTCTTGAAAGTACCAGTGGCCACAGTGCTCGAAATATTCCACCTTATAATTCTTCTGCCATTACCCCCAAGGAGGCTTATCCTTTGGACGGGATTATTCTCACTGGAGAGTGGGATTTCCTTGAAGATATTTATAAGATTTTGCAAGTAGGAGGAGAAGTAGCAAGCAGTGCTTACCCAACTTTTGTTTGCAACAGGATCCAGAAATTGCGGGAGATTCAG GATgagatggagaagaagagactttcatgtattttctcATACATCACTCATCTTATAAAGTTTAAAGATCAGCATTCTTTGGATGGTGCAGCCTCTGCTAGGAACCATCAATTTCCGAGCATCATACGGCAGAAATTTTTTGAGATGTTTAATCCTGAAACAAGAAGGCTGTCAGTTGACAAGATTGATCTTCTCATTAGTTATGTTTTGGTTCTCACTTTATATGCTGATGATTTCCGGACTTTTCCGGCAGATGTAAGCAATGATCTAAGAATGAATCCTGCTACTGTGAAATCTCATTATCGCAATCTGGGTTGCAAGATGGAACGTGAGAAGAACAAGTATTTGGTAACACTTTCTGTCCCTCTCGAGTTTCCGCAACCAAAGAGGAAGTTTCGGAAACGATAA